A DNA window from Parabacteroides johnsonii DSM 18315 contains the following coding sequences:
- a CDS encoding DnaJ C-terminal domain-containing protein encodes MAYIDYYKILGVDKGASQDDVKKAYKKLARKYHPDLNPNDPDAHRKFQEINEANEVLSDPEKRKKYDQYGENWKHADEFEAQQQQYRQYQNGQGGGAYWSSSGDGSEFSDFFEQMFGGMGSRGGRSHGFRGQDYTTELQVSLADAAQTHKQIITVNGKNLRITIPAGIADGQTIKLRGQGGPGVNGGPAGDLYITFHIPEDSRFKRVGDDLYVTAPLNLYTAILGGEQIIETMDSKVKLKVKPGTQNNTKVRLKGKGFPIYKEEGKFGDMIVTYSIDIPTNLTDKQKELFREIQSLN; translated from the coding sequence ATGGCCTATATAGATTATTACAAAATTCTGGGGGTAGACAAAGGCGCTTCGCAGGACGACGTCAAAAAGGCGTACAAAAAGCTTGCGCGAAAATACCATCCCGACTTGAACCCGAATGATCCGGACGCTCACCGCAAGTTTCAGGAAATAAATGAAGCCAATGAGGTACTCAGCGACCCGGAGAAACGGAAGAAATATGACCAGTACGGAGAAAACTGGAAACACGCTGACGAATTCGAAGCCCAACAACAGCAATATCGCCAATACCAGAATGGACAAGGCGGAGGAGCCTACTGGAGCAGCTCCGGTGACGGCAGCGAATTCTCCGACTTCTTCGAACAGATGTTCGGAGGCATGGGCAGCAGAGGCGGACGCAGCCACGGTTTCCGCGGACAGGACTACACGACAGAGTTGCAGGTCTCTTTGGCAGACGCTGCCCAAACACACAAGCAGATCATCACCGTAAACGGTAAGAACCTGCGTATCACCATCCCGGCCGGTATCGCCGACGGGCAGACCATCAAGCTGAGAGGACAGGGAGGACCGGGTGTAAACGGCGGACCGGCAGGTGATTTGTATATCACCTTCCACATCCCGGAAGACAGCCGGTTCAAACGGGTGGGTGATGATTTGTACGTCACCGCTCCTTTGAACCTGTACACCGCCATTCTCGGTGGCGAACAGATCATCGAGACAATGGACAGCAAAGTCAAACTCAAGGTCAAACCGGGAACCCAGAACAACACGAAGGTACGGTTGAAAGGAAAAGGATTCCCCATTTATAAGGAAGAAGGGAAGTTCGGTGACATGATAGTGACCTACTCCATCGACATCCCGACCAACTTGACGGACAAACAAAAAGAATTGTTCCGCGAAATACAAAGTCTTAATTAA
- a CDS encoding chaperone modulator CbpM: MQTDLIIVSEYCRICHIEPSFLYLLQKGGLIEIDTVEGESYLPASQLYDVERYTRMYYDLSINIEGIDAIHHLLGRVESLQQEVNRLKSKLRLYETENHDSIEDL; encoded by the coding sequence ATGCAAACAGATTTAATCATAGTCAGTGAATACTGCCGGATATGCCATATCGAACCATCGTTTCTCTACCTGCTACAGAAAGGTGGCCTGATAGAGATAGACACAGTAGAAGGAGAAAGCTACCTGCCTGCCTCCCAATTGTATGATGTAGAACGATATACGCGTATGTATTACGACCTATCCATCAATATCGAGGGGATCGATGCCATCCACCATTTGCTGGGCCGGGTGGAATCCCTGCAACAGGAAGTTAATCGGTTGAAAAGCAAATTAAGGCTATACGAAACAGAAAATCATGATTCGATTGAAGATTTATAA